A stretch of the Mycolicibacterium celeriflavum genome encodes the following:
- a CDS encoding ArsR/SmtB family transcription factor yields MDDVFRALADPNRRLLLDSLNARNGQTLRDLCSGVSMARQSVSKHLAVLEEANLITTVRRGREKLHYLNAEPINAIADRWITQYDRARVQTLADLKTALETQPMSSKEFVYTTYIRTTPERLWQAITDPAFSDRYMGHAIVSDWEKGSTYVWADHGLEIAHPDQVILESDPYRRLAFTFHTFVPELTELGLDSETIEKAANERRSKVTFEIEPVDEGQVKLTVVHDDFPPESTVRELISGGWPWKLANLKSELEQS; encoded by the coding sequence ATGGACGACGTTTTCCGGGCATTGGCCGACCCGAACCGGCGCCTGCTTCTCGACAGCCTCAACGCCCGCAACGGCCAGACCTTGCGGGATCTGTGCTCGGGGGTGTCGATGGCACGCCAGTCGGTGAGCAAGCACCTCGCCGTGCTGGAGGAGGCCAATCTCATCACCACTGTGCGGCGGGGGAGAGAGAAGCTGCACTACCTCAACGCCGAACCGATCAACGCGATCGCCGACCGCTGGATCACTCAGTACGACCGCGCACGGGTGCAGACCCTCGCGGACCTCAAAACCGCATTGGAGACCCAACCGATGAGCAGCAAAGAGTTCGTGTACACCACCTACATCCGGACCACACCTGAACGGTTGTGGCAGGCCATCACCGACCCGGCCTTCTCGGACCGCTATATGGGCCATGCCATTGTCTCGGACTGGGAGAAGGGCTCGACCTACGTGTGGGCAGACCATGGGCTCGAGATCGCCCACCCCGATCAGGTCATCCTCGAATCCGATCCGTACCGCCGGCTGGCCTTCACTTTCCATACGTTCGTTCCTGAACTCACCGAACTGGGACTCGACTCCGAGACGATCGAGAAAGCCGCGAATGAACGCCGGTCGAAGGTGACTTTCGAGATCGAGCCGGTCGACGAGGGCCAGGTCAAGCTGACCGTCGTGCACGACGACTTCCCACCGGAAAGCACGGTCCGCGAACTGATCTCCGGTGGCTGGCCGTGGAAGCTCGCCAACCTCAAATCAGAACTCGAGCAGTCATGA
- a CDS encoding dihydrofolate reductase family protein: protein MGKLIYGFNVSVDGYIADAQGNIDFSDPSEELHQYWNDFERETALSFYGRRLYELMSAYWPTADKAPDATPMIVDYARIWRDMPKVVFSRTLESVDWNSRLERGDPVEVVTKLKAETDGRLEVAGATLAAPIVQAGLVDEYRIVVTPTAVGGGTPFFPTLPSWISMRLLENRTFPGGTVLLRYEAKHD from the coding sequence ATGGGCAAACTCATCTATGGCTTCAACGTGTCGGTGGACGGGTACATCGCCGACGCACAAGGCAACATCGACTTCAGCGATCCGAGTGAAGAACTGCACCAGTACTGGAACGACTTCGAGCGGGAGACCGCCCTGTCGTTCTACGGCCGCCGGCTCTACGAACTGATGTCTGCGTACTGGCCGACCGCTGACAAGGCCCCGGATGCCACCCCGATGATCGTCGACTACGCGCGCATCTGGCGCGACATGCCCAAGGTCGTGTTCTCGCGCACCCTGGAATCCGTCGACTGGAATTCCCGCCTGGAACGCGGCGACCCTGTCGAGGTGGTGACGAAGCTGAAAGCCGAAACCGACGGCAGACTCGAGGTGGCCGGCGCGACGCTGGCCGCACCGATCGTGCAAGCCGGACTGGTGGACGAATACCGGATCGTGGTCACGCCCACCGCCGTGGGCGGCGGCACCCCGTTCTTCCCGACCCTGCCGTCATGGATCTCGATGCGACTGTTGGAGAACCGCACCTTCCCGGGTGGCACGGTCCTGCTGCGCTACGAGGCGAAACACGACTGA